The sequence GCAGCCGGTCTGCAGGAGCAGCTGACCGCCGGGGGCGTCCAGCGCCCACGCCGCCAGCAGCCCCATCGCGGCCACGATCCAGCCGAGCATCGCCACCGCGAGGACACCCCGCGGCTTCGGGTACTCGACCCGGCTGACCATCAGCCACGCCACTCCGATGATCGCGAGCAGCGTCGGCACGAAGGGCAGCTCCAGGAGCACGATCGAGATGACCGTCAGCGCTCCGAAGGGGCTCGGCATGCCCTGGAACATGCCGTCCTTCAAGGTCACGCACGAGAACCGCGCGAGTCTGAGCACCACCGCCAGCAGCACCACGATCGCCGCGAGCGCCGAGACCCGCTGGTGTGCGTCGTCCGCGACCATGCCGTACACGAGGACGAAGTACGCCGGGGCGAGCCCGAAGCTGATGAGGTCCGAGAGGTTGTCCAGCTCGGCGCCCATCGGCGAGGAACGCAGTTTGCGGGCCACGAGCCCGTCGAACAGGTCGAAGATCGCTGCCATGAGCATGAGGATCACGGCGGTGGCGGCGGAGTGCCGCGCCATGCCGCTCTCGTCGCTGCCCGTGAGGTGCGGGATCAGGATGCCCGTGGTGGTGAAGTACACCGCCATGAAACCGCACGTCGCGTTACCGAGCGTGAGAGTGTCCGCTATCGACAGCCGCAGCGAGAGCGGCATGTCGTCGGCGTCGTCCTCCTCGGCCTCGGGTACCCAGCCGGCCTGTGTGTCGGGATCAATCACGGTCAATGCGAGTCACCCCCGCGGTAGTGGCCTGGCCGACCTCGACCGCGACGTCCACACCTTCCGGGAGGTAGATGTCGACGCGGGAGCCGAAGCGGATCAGCCCGATGCGCTCACCCTGCTCCACCTTCGTGCCCTGCGGGATGTAGGGGACGATGCGCCGCGCGACAGCACCCGCGATCTGCACCATCTCGATGTCGCCCAGTTCGGTGTCGAAGTGCCAGACAACGCGCTCGTTGTTCTCGCTCTCCTTGTTGAACGCGGGGACGAAGCCACCCGGCACGTGCTCCACCGACGTCACCGTGCCGGCGAGCGGCGCGCGGTTCACGTGCACGTTCAGCGGGCTCATGAAGATCGCGACGCGGGTACGCCCGTCCTTCCACGGCATGATGCTCTGCACCACGCCGTCGGCCGGTGAGA is a genomic window of Streptomyces sp. NBC_00708 containing:
- the pssA gene encoding CDP-diacylglycerol--serine O-phosphatidyltransferase, which codes for MTVIDPDTQAGWVPEAEEDDADDMPLSLRLSIADTLTLGNATCGFMAVYFTTTGILIPHLTGSDESGMARHSAATAVILMLMAAIFDLFDGLVARKLRSSPMGAELDNLSDLISFGLAPAYFVLVYGMVADDAHQRVSALAAIVVLLAVVLRLARFSCVTLKDGMFQGMPSPFGALTVISIVLLELPFVPTLLAIIGVAWLMVSRVEYPKPRGVLAVAMLGWIVAAMGLLAAWALDAPGGQLLLQTGCALQVVLGAVIPLFATARRVNTFRDNRREARAAQLP
- a CDS encoding phosphatidylserine decarboxylase, encoding MPDSHTSASRGRVRIARGASPWLLPTVATAALSLTRARRSGRWAAVAVPTTALAAGMLWFFRDPEREITGGRVISPADGVVQSIMPWKDGRTRVAIFMSPLNVHVNRAPLAGTVTSVEHVPGGFVPAFNKESENNERVVWHFDTELGDIEMVQIAGAVARRIVPYIPQGTKVEQGERIGLIRFGSRVDIYLPEGVDVAVEVGQATTAGVTRIDRD